The Oncorhynchus masou masou isolate Uvic2021 chromosome 31, UVic_Omas_1.1, whole genome shotgun sequence genome includes a region encoding these proteins:
- the cdk10 gene encoding cyclin-dependent kinase 10, translating to MENAADSDPDPIKLKSIKNNRTFTVPQKHRFGNCRSVKEFEKLNRIGEGTYGIVYRARDTRSDDIVALKKVRMDKEKDGIPISSLREITLLLKLRHPNIVELKEVVVGSHLESLFLVMSYCEQDLASLLENMPTPFSEAQVKCIALQLLRGLDYLHLNFILHRDLKVSNLLMTDKGCVKIADFGLARCYGIPLQPMTPRVVTLWYRAPELLLGTKTQTTALDMWAVGCILAELLAHKPLLPGGSEIQQVDLIVQLLGTPNENIWPGFTRLPLVGQYSLRKQPYNNLKNKFTWLSDAGLRLLNLLFMYNPLRRATAKDCLESSYFKEKPLPCEADLMPTFPHHRNKRAAPAVESQSKRNKV from the exons tttgGGAACTGTAGGAGTGTGAAAGAATTTGAGAAACTGAACCGAATCGGCGAGGGAACATATGGAATTGTGT ACAGAGCTCGAGACACCAGGTCTGATGATATTGTAGCCCTGAAGAAGGTCCGGATGGACAAGGAAAAGGATG GGATCCCTATCAGTAGTCTGAGAGAGATTACCCTGTTGCTCAAACTCAGACACCCCAACATAGTGGAGTTaaaggaggtggtggtgggaAGTCACCTGGAGAG TCTCTTCCTAGTTATGAGTTACTGTGAGCAGGACCTAGCCAGTCTGCTAGAAAACATGCCAACACCGTTCTCAGAGGCACAG GTGAAGTGTATAGCTCTGCAGCTGCTGAGAGGTCTGGATTATCTTCACCTCAACTTTATTCTGCACAG GGATCTGAAGGTGTCCAATCTTCTGATGACAGACAAAGGCTGTGTAAAGATTG CTGACTTTGGCTTGGCACGTTGCTATGGTATCCCCCTACAGCCTATGACGCCCCGGGTGGTGACATTGTG GTATAGAGCCCCAGAGCTCCTCCTAGGGACCAAGACTCAGACCACAGCCTTAGACATGTG GGCAGTGGGCTGCATCCTGGCTGAGCTGCTTGCACATAAACCTCTGCTGCCAGGGGGTTCTGAGATCCAACAGGTGGACCTCATAGTGCAACTGTTGGGTACCCCTAATGAAAACATCTGGCCG GGCTTCACTCGTCTTCCCCTAGTTGGACAGTACAGTTTGAGGAAACAACCATACAACAATTTGAAGAATAAGTTCACCTGGTTGTCTGATGCAGGGCTGCGTTTACTCAACCTTCTCTTCATGTACAATCCTCTACGCAG GGCCACAGCTAAGGACTGCTTGGAGAGTTCCTACTTTAAGGAGAAACCTTTGC cTTGTGAGGCTGACCTGATGCCAACCTTCCCTCATCATCGCAATAAAAGGGCAGCCCCAGCTGTAGAGAGCCAATCAAAACGCAATAAAGTGTAA